The Arachis ipaensis cultivar K30076 chromosome B03, Araip1.1, whole genome shotgun sequence region AAATGATTTTGTATTTCTGTGTTGCAATGTTCCTTGCCTGTAAACAAACTTACCGTAGCTAATGTTGCTCTTACCTTAATTGAAGCATAACTTGTGTCTAAATGATAGAAGATAGTGGCTAAACTTATAGCCAAGGCAATATATATAGCAAGGCGTAGCCAATAATAGCCTAGATCGCGGGACATGTTCACAAATGATCTTTTTGTAAGAACAATGCACTGCCTAAGGAAGCTAGCAtgtcctctcttcttctctacgGAGCTAGTTTCCTGAAATCAATAAGCATTGGTTGGTACTATATATTATTGCACAATAAAACATCTATTCATCACTTGGATTGAACAATACCATTTTAGATATGGCAGTTACTTCCGTTTGAACTTGTTCGTTTATTTCTGAGGCTTTGTATGCGTTCACAAGGATTCCGATTGCTGCTTCTGCCGGTAATGCTCCTCCACTCGTCCCGGCTACACCTACCTCCATTTCCTACCATATTATATAATTAAGTATCTcattaagaaaattaaaacaataataacaaacttaaaataaaaagtaattagcATTTACCTGATCAAAGTCCTTGTTTATAGTTTTCAATAAGTGATCAGATGGATTTTGAAGAGCGGGACAAGGAAAACCATTTGAAGCGAAGAACTGCACTCACTCAAAATCAATAGTTATTACAAAAACAAACATTATAGtggtttagttagttagtttattaGTAACCTGAATTGCATCAGAAGCAGGTCCAAAGTAAACTGTTTTTCCAGCAGAGAGCAAACAGAGATTATCAAAGAATTGGAAAACTTCAGCACTTGGCTGATGAATTGACGCTATGATAGTCCTTTGAATACCATCTTTATGATCAAGAGATTTAATTCTTTTCATGACATAGTAAGAGGCAGCACTGTCAAGTCCACTTGTTGGTTCATCAAGAAACAAGAGCCTTGGGCGTGTTAATATCTCAATGCAGATGCTTACACGCCTCTTCTGACCACCGCTGATTCCTTTGCAACCCCAGCCACCAATTCTAGTGTTGATGGCATCTTGCAAACCCATCTCTCTGATTGTGAACTctgctctctctttcttctctgcCTTTGACATGGAATCAGGTAACTGAAGCTGAGCTGAATAGTACACTGCTTCTCTCACTGTTAATGATGTTATTAAGGTATCGTCTTGTGTCACGTATGCCTATATAAATGCACACAAGTAACAGTCATGCATGTGATGACTAATAATAATTAGAAGAAGCTGAATTTAATCATGCTGTTGAAACTAATAAGGATTTAAGATTTTGTACCGTGCTTCCATAAGCCAGTGATTGTTTGTGACCATTGACAAGAATCTCTCCGGTTTGTCTTGTGTTTGAACCCAATCTACCTGAATTATTATGAATTTCAAGATGTGGATCAAGTGTAAAAACATAcctttagtgttttttttttcaaaaaatcatgagatttagTAGTCATTCATTTTTCTTATAAATAAATACTATCTTtgacaaaagaaaaatgaattttctttatttatataaTAGTGTTATGGTTCTATTATTGAAATTGATGGGGCTATTTTATTAGTTAATAATAATATAGAATTTTACGCTCTCAATACATATAAAACTAATTCATGTGAATAAAagcttaaaatttttatttataaataccaTTAGAACCTTAAAAATAACAACTCGTCAGACAAATTTAAATTTACCAAAAATAATTATGCAATAGGATAAGAAACATCCATAGCGATTTCACATAATTCAAAACCAGCACATATATGGAGTTGGATAAGAAACATCCATGGCGATCTTACATAATTCAAAACCAGCACATATGCCTCTTTTCATTCTTATGCACCCTCCCTCACTCCGTCCATTCATTACCTTGTGAGTTTTTAACAATCTAATAATTAGTACCAGTTTTATTTGTAccataactaactaactaattgttGTAATACCATGATCAAGTTTATACCCCCGTGTTATTAATAAGTTATCAATTTGCGTATTGTGTATATCTCGATACTGAGACGGCATTTAGCTCTTCTGATACAGATTGGGTCTCAATACTTAAAAtgtattcaatttttaaaattctctTTCAATAACTGAAATGTAACAAATTGTGTAGTTGATTAAAAATTTCTTATTAGTGAGTTGAAGGGTATCACTACTCTTAACTAATTTGATATATATACCTGCTAAAGTATCAAGAAGTGTTGACTTGCCACAACCAGAAGGACCCATAATGGCCAAGAGCTGACCCGGTTTGGCATAACCGGTTAGCCCCTGAAGGATAGCTTTGGTCCCTCTCTTCCCCATGGAAGCCCTCACCCAAAGATCCTTCCATGTCAAACAGATAGGATTGCTCTTCTCTTCTCCATTGCTCTTTCTTGAAGCCTCCTCCATATGTGCCACAGCACTACTAGTAGTAGTGATGGTCTCATCATGATGAATCTCTAGAACAATTGAATTGTTGGGTTTGGCTTCAGAATATGGAAGAGGGTGATGATGAAGAGAAGCCATCAACTATTATTTGAGAGTAAAATAGGAACTAAAAATAATAGTAGTAAGAATGGCTCGGATCTCTGCATAATAATTTGTATGGAATCGTAACAACTTATATAGAGACNNNNNNNNNNNNNNNNNNNNNNNNNNNNNNNNNNNNNNNNNNNNNNNNNNNNNNNNNNNNNNNNNNNNNNNNNNNNNNNNNNNNNNNNNNNNNNNNNNNNNNNNNNNNNNNNNNNNNNNNNNNNNNNNNNNNNNNNNNNNNNNNNNNNNNNNNNNNNNNNNNNNNNNNNNNNNNNNNNNNNNNNNNNNNNNNNNNNNNNNNNNNNNNNNNNNNNNNNNNNNNNNNNNNNNNNNNNNNNNNNNNNNNNNNNNNNNNNNNNNNNNNNNNNNNNNNNNNNNNNNNNNNNNNNNNNNNNNNNNNNNNNNNNNNNNNNNNNNNNNNNNNNNNNNNNNNNNNNNNNNNNNNNNNNNNNNNNNNNNNNNNNNNNNNNNNNNNNNNNNNNNNNNNNNNNNNNNNNNNNNNNNNNNNNNNNNNNNNNNNNNNNNNNNNNNNNNNNNNNNNNNNNNNNNNNNAAATgagtaaataattataaaaaaagaatataattaaacaaatatattaataaaatgtaTAATTTTGTTGGTACATtcaaattaaactattttaaataaaatattttttcataatatttttaaaatgttataaATACTTTTAACAAGTTCCATAATTATGTAAGTATTTCTTTtacaattattattaattttttaacaagtgagatttataaaattttggtgaaaatgatTGATGTATGTAGAAATATTTTTTCTTGTGGTGAACACGGACGGACTCAAGCGGCAAGTAGTGGTCTTGTTCcctaacaaattttaattttttttttaccaaaaataaagAGACTTAAATTCGCGATCTCTTAGGTGAGTATagaaagattatgtcatttgaattataattcaTTGGCAACAAATTTTAAACTCATATACTATTATAATANNNNNNNNNNNNNNNNNNNNNNNNNNNNNNNNNNNNNNNNNNNNNNNNNNNNNNNNNNNNNNNNNNNNNNNNNNNNNNNNNNNNNNNNNNNNNNNNNNNNNNNNNNNNNNNNNNNNNNNNNNNNNNNNNNNNNNNNCACTCTCAAATTTTTAAATCTATCTTTGGTAATGAAAACTTACGTGCATACAGATATTTTTATATAAGGTTAATAGTCGAAAATGGTTAGTTAtataatttgattaaattattattatctaACAATTATCAACTATCAATTTCATGTAAAGATACTGTAGTTGGTTTTATCTTTTCATTAACTTATGACAAAATCCAAATAGCCAAATATATATATCACATTCTCAAATAGTTATTATTtcgaagaaaaaaaacaaaaaacaaaaaacaaaaaacatatgCCTTCGGGTCCATATAAACGCCCTCCTCTTTTAATTCCTTTCTTCCTTCGGGTCCAGTTTTAATTCTGTATGCAAAAGGAAGGAGACTGAGATGGAGGAGAGGAGGTTGGGAACATATTTATCTCGTGCATGTTGCTGACGTTCTTTGAGATTAAATTATGTCACATGTAACATGCATGCACAAAACTATATAATAATCAGCATTTATTATGAAGAAAAGGAGACCCAAACCGTATTCTGTGGCTGTTAAATGGAAACTGGTGTCTTCCACATATATATATGATACTATATTTggctaaatttttttatatatgtgcAGGAAATTGGCGGGGAATGCATACTTACTGAAAAAGttggtattttttttaatatgaaattgatttttttaaaaatggtTACTAAACAAATCGAACGgtcaaatttattaaaaaaataattaaatctaaaaatttgattttggNNNNNNNNNNNNNNNNNNNNNNNNNNNNNNNNNNNNNNNNNNNNNNNNNNNNNNNNNNNNNNNNNNNNNNNNNNNNNNNNNNNNNNNNNNNNNNNNNNNNNNNNNNNNNNNNNNNNNNNNNNNNNNNNNNNNNNNNNNNNNNNNNNNNNNNNNNNNNNNNNNNNNNNNNNNNNNNNNNNNTTAAATTTAAttcatattatatttttatatatttattgatATAGTCATATAGGGGAGCCACGTATCCAAATTGAAGTTTCTAAAATCCAAAGTCATCGTTATCAGCGCAACGTGACAATTACAGTATTAACTATTAAACAACCCTTACTTTGTCGGCATGTGGATATGATATGGAGGTGGTATGCTCAAAGAAGTAGAGGAGGAAGAATGAAGACGTAGTGCATCTTGAGTTTAGttttttcaaatatcaaattgAGTTAGTGTTATGTTTTTTTTAGCATGTACAAAATGAGATTCCAACTTCGAAAACTTGTTTAATTCAAATTGCAAGtcgaaattttatttaaaaatttattgttgactaataaattaatatatatataaaataaaattcgaaTTTTTGATACTTATTTAATCAGACTAGTGATATTAATAGTTGATATAATGATATTGATATTAATAGTCTGTTAACAGTATCAAACACTAAGCAGGTTGGTGAAAATAAGACCAAATTGTGGAACACataatttcaaaagaaaaaataagaccATACATAACTATTTATATGGCAAATTTCTAATACAGAGTATATTTTGTGGAACACAAAAATAAAAGGGATATCCAAACCCCTGCTGATTATCTCTGAGTATATGGGAAAGATCACCTTCACAGTCATATAAAGTTAAAGACTAAATTTAATCAACACTATATGTCTCCGTATATATAATATGGATAATATTAGGTaaccaataatttttttgaataatatgaataattattaatcaaattaaaatatactatatttttaaattatttatccaaagttttaatattagaataatta contains the following coding sequences:
- the LOC107631647 gene encoding ABC transporter G family member 11 (The sequence of the model RefSeq protein was modified relative to this genomic sequence to represent the inferred CDS: added 23 bases not found in genome assembly), producing the protein MASLHHHHPLPYSEAKPNNSIVLEIHHDETITTTSSAVAHMEEASRKSNGEEKSNPICLTWKDLWVRASMGKRGTKAILQGLTGYAKPGQLLAIMGPSGCGKSTLLDTLAGRLGSNTRQTGEILVNGHKQSLAYGSTAYVTQDDTLITSLTVREAVYYSAQLQLPDSMSKAEKKERAEFTIREMGLQDAINTRIGGWGCKGISGGQKRRVSICIEILTRPRLLFLDEPTSGLDSAASYYVMKRIKSLDHKDGIQRTIIASIHQPSAEVFQFFDNLCLLSAGKTVYFGPASDAIQFFASNGFPCPALQNPSDHLLKTINKDFDQEMEVGVAGTSGGALPAEAAIGILVNAYKASEINEQVQTEVTAISKMETSSVEKKRGHASFLRQCIVLTKRSFVNMSRDLGYYWLRLAIYIALAISLATIFYHLDTSYASIKDRGSLLAFVSTFITFMSIGGFPSFVEDMKVFERERLNGHYGVSAFVIGNTLSAIPFVLIVSFIPGAIAYYLPGLQSGYDHFLYFICVLFSCLMLVESLMMIVASVVPNYLMGIILGSGIQGIMILVAGFFKLPSTIPKPFWRYPLHYIAFHTYAFQGLFKNEYQGLKFHGGSSHKYITGEEIMRDTWQTDMSYSKWVDLAILAGMIGVYRVMFLVIIKITEKVKPIVGSFKLMSPKQTIHVVENPNATPLHVEFV